The following are from one region of the Isoalcanivorax indicus genome:
- a CDS encoding TetR/AcrR family transcriptional regulator produces MATHQDKPGYHHGDLRATLLREADQLLREDGIGGMSLRKLAERIGVSRMAPYHHFRDKNALLSALAEEGFRDLKTMIDNARLGSGNDPAEGLRDFVRDYLRFATDHPERYELMFGRPLWKSGQPTDALRETAFAAFRHYADRIAGLLQHGTLPQGSKPLRLAQASWATLHGLCKLLNDGIYVDRQDMEEVSEEAVRLMLAALR; encoded by the coding sequence ATGGCCACCCACCAGGACAAGCCCGGCTACCACCACGGCGATCTGCGCGCCACCCTGCTGCGCGAGGCGGACCAGCTGCTGCGTGAAGACGGTATCGGCGGCATGAGCCTGCGCAAGCTGGCGGAGCGCATCGGCGTGTCGCGCATGGCGCCCTACCACCATTTCCGCGACAAGAACGCCCTGCTCAGTGCGCTGGCCGAGGAAGGCTTCCGTGATCTGAAAACCATGATCGACAACGCGCGCCTGGGTAGCGGCAATGACCCCGCCGAGGGCCTGCGAGACTTTGTCCGCGATTACCTGCGCTTTGCCACCGATCACCCGGAACGCTATGAGCTGATGTTCGGGCGCCCCTTGTGGAAGAGCGGCCAGCCCACGGATGCGCTGCGCGAGACCGCCTTCGCGGCTTTTCGGCATTATGCCGACCGCATCGCCGGTTTGTTGCAACATGGCACCCTGCCACAGGGCAGCAAGCCACTGCGCCTGGCGCAGGCCAGCTGGGCCACCCTGCACGGCTTGTGCAAGCTGCTGAATGACGGCATTTATGTGGATCGGCAGGACATGGAAGAAGTCAGCGAAGAGGCGGTGCGCTTGATGCTGGCGGCGCTGCGCTAG